Genomic segment of Microbacterium sp. BH-3-3-3:
CCACATGGTCGACTGCATCGTGTAATTAATCTGCAGGATCGCGGCAGCGGCTCCGAGACTCTGCGAGACACCCTTGAACTGGGTGTAGTACTTGTCGAGCATCGGCCCGATGAAGGACGCGACCAACTCCTGCGTGAGCAGATCGCCCATGGTGTTCGTCGAGGTGAGGATCGCTCCGTCGTCGGCGACGGACGCACCGCTTCCGGACGCCCCGAGACTGGCGGCCGCACTCGACGTGGACGTCTTGTACGCCCCGGCGTCGGCGCCGGTCGGCAGGGCGCGCCACTTGTCGACAACGTCGTCGACACGCGAGCGGACGCCGTCGTAAGAGATGTCGTCGTTCCAGGGCATGCCGTCGACCTTGCCGCCGCCCTCGCCGGAGGCGTTCGGCATCTCGTAGCCGTTCGGCGCCCAGCCCCACTTGTAGTAGTAGTTGGTGCCGAACTTGTCTTCGTAGAAGCCGTCGTCAGCCATGAAGGCGTCGATCGCCGCCTTCTTCAACGCGCCGATTGAACTGTCCAAGTCGTCGTAGCTCACAGAAATGTCCTCATCCGTCGCTTGCGAACGGGCGACCGCTGATCATCTCCACCACCGAAGCCGCCCCTCCCCCTATTCTGCATATCGCGTCGCGAAAGAGAACCCCAGCGGGTGAAAGTGCCTGACCCCACCTAAGATCGTCGTGTCGTGAATGGGGGAAACAAATGACCGAAGGTCGAACGCTCGCGGTTTCGCGGATGCGTGTGGCGAGTATGGCTCTCTCGGTCGCCGCTCTCGCCTTCTTCGCGGTCGGCATGCTCCTGTCCTGGTCGCGCGTGGCCGTGCTGATCGTGCCCGTGGTCATCGGTGCGGTCGCGCTCGTTCTCGCGGTCCGGGCGCGCGGAGTCGCCGCCCCTCGCTTCGGCCGGATCATCGCCATCGTGCTGTCCGCGTTGGCGATCGTCGCTCCCGCCGTCACCATCGGCGCAGTACTCCTCGGGGGAGCCTTGGCCCCGTCCGCGACGTACACGCTCACGGTCGACTCGCCGGAACCCGTGAACGTGGTCATCAGGGAAGGCGCCGATCGCACGAACGAGAAGTGGGACTCTGGCGAGACCATCACTCTCGACTCCAGCGCGACGGTCATCGGCATCGGAGCACAGGCGTCGACCCCCACCACGGTGATCTCGTGCGAGATCCGCCGCGACGGCAACATCCTGGTCTCCGACGAACGCGCCGGATCCGTCGACTGCAGTTTCACGGGGCGCGACGAGTAGCGCAAAAGGCCCGTGCCCGAAAGGCGCTCGTTCGCGTGAACGCGGTGAACGCGAGGAACAGCAGGCTGCCCCTCGGCGCCCGCGGGCGAGCCTCAGGCTTTCGCTTCCTTGGCTGCGGCTTTCGCCGCGCGCTTGTGCTCGCGCACCCGGGTGAGCGATTCCGGGCTCGTGATGTCGGCGACCGAGCGGAACGATCCGTCTTCCCCGTAGGGCGCTGAGGCCTCACGCCACCCGGCCCCGTCGAAGCCGCACTGCTTGCCGAGCAAGGCGAGGAAGATCTTCGCCTTCTGCTCGCCGAAGCCGGGAAGCGCCTTCAGGCGCTTCAGCACCGTGGCGCCGTCGGGGTCGTCGCGTGTCCAGAGGTTCTCGGCGTCGCCGCCCCAGTCCTCCTCGAGGGCCGCGCACAGCGCTTGCACGCGCCCCGCCATCGAGCCCGGATAGCGGTGCACGGCGGGCGACTGCGAGAAGGTGGCCGCGAAGTCGTCGGGCTCTTCGTGGGCGAGGGTCGCGGCATCCATCGATCCGACGCGTTCCTGGATCTTCAACGGACCGGCGAACGCCGTCTCCATCGCGACCTGCTGGTCGAGGAGCATGCCGATCAGCAGCGCGAGCGGGTTGCTCGACAGCAGCTCGTCGGCGGCCGGGTCGTCGGTGATGCGCAGACTCATGCGTTCATTCTCGCGCGTTCCCCGCGCGAGGGGTGCGGCGAGGGAATCGTGCACCCGAGGTATCAGCGGGGGCGGTCTCGCGGTCGGTCTCCGCTCACGCCGGCTCGGCGATCCACTTCTCGGCGAAGGGCACGGCGGACATCGTCGCGAGGTCGGCCGTGATCTCGTTCAGCTGCGCAGTGAAGTCGTCGACGTCACCGGGAGGCAGGCGTTTCACGATCGACCCGTCGACGCGCCGGATCACGACCTCGCTCACCGATGGCGCGACGCTGCCCGCGTCGAACAGGCCGAGCACCACGGTGCTCGCCCACCGCAGCCCGTTGCGGGCGCGATCCTCTCCCGCGACGACGTAGACCTCGGATGCCGGTGTGCTCACGGCATCCATCCTGCCCGACGGACGCCCGCGCCTCAGCGCGAGCCGGCGTGCCTCAGCCCGCGTCGGCGATGCCGTCGGGGTGGGCGGTGCCGCGCTCGACGAGGGGCTCGGTGACCTCGATGCCGAACAGCGCCGACAGGGCGTCGACGTACTCGTCGGCCCGGCCGGTCTCGGCCAGCTGGTGCGCGCGGGTCGTGGGGGTGTGCAGCAGCACGCCGACGAGGTGGCGGAGCGCCTGCTCGGTCTGTCCGCCCTCGTCGCCGCGGGCGCGGACGCGTGCCACCTCGGCGTCGAGCACGCCGAACACGTGGGCGCGCAGGGCGACGACGGCGGGGGTGATGTTCTTGCGCTCGCCGACCGAGACGAAGCGGCGGGCGGCGTCGCGCACGAGGTCGCGCGCGGCGTCGGTGGCCTGCAGTTCTTCGAGCGGGGCGTGCAGGCGGATGGTCTCGAGGTCGAGCAGGTCGACGCCCGGCACGGTGGCGACGTCGGGGTCGACGTTGCGGGGCAGGCCCAGGTCGATCACCAGGCGCCGCGCGGTGTGGTCGACGGGGCATCCGCCGGCGGTCGCCTCGACGGCGGCTTCGGCGCGGGTGCGGCCCGCGGCGAAGGTCGCGGCGCTGACGACGTGGTGCTCGCTGGTGGTGCAGGTGATGACGAGGTCGGCGTGGGCGACCGCCATCGGGAACGTCTCGGCCGAGACGGCGCGCAGGCCGTGCTTCGTCGCGAACTTGGTCGCCCGACCCGAGGGGGAGTGCACCGAGATGTCGGCGGCGCCCTGATCGCGGAGGGCGGCGACCGTGGCCGCGGCGTACGCGCCGGTCCCGACGAGCAGCACTCGCTGCGTCGACCAGTCGGCGATGCGGCTGTCGGCGAGCTCGAGGCCCAGGCGCACGAGCGAGCGGCCGGCGCGGCCGATGGCGGTGGAGTTCTTCACGCCGCGCTGCGCTTCGGAGGCCCGCTGGAACAGACGCTCGAGTTCGGCGGAGGTGGTGCCGAGGGCGCGGGACTCGGTGAGCGCGCGGCGCACCTGACCGGCGATCTCGCCCTCGCCGACGACGACGGATTCGAGACCGGATGCCACCGAGAACAGGTGCTCGGCCACGTCGCTTCCGCCCAGCACGGTGTACGAGCCCTCGAGTTCGCTGACCGGAACGCCGGTGGCGGTCTCGATGGCGGCGAGGGTGGCCTCGATGCCGAGGGCGACGCCCGCGGTGACGGGCTCGTCCATGTCGACGTACGCCTCGAAGCGGTTGCAGGTCGCCACCACGACGGCGCCCTGAACGCACTCGTCGTGCTCGGCGATCAGAGGCG
This window contains:
- a CDS encoding HhH-GPD-type base excision DNA repair protein, translating into MSLRITDDPAADELLSSNPLALLIGMLLDQQVAMETAFAGPLKIQERVGSMDAATLAHEEPDDFAATFSQSPAVHRYPGSMAGRVQALCAALEEDWGGDAENLWTRDDPDGATVLKRLKALPGFGEQKAKIFLALLGKQCGFDGAGWREASAPYGEDGSFRSVADITSPESLTRVREHKRAAKAAAKEAKA
- a CDS encoding glutamyl-tRNA reductase, which gives rise to MLLCVSASHKTASFELLERLSVPATPVAPLIAEHDECVQGAVVVATCNRFEAYVDMDEPVTAGVALGIEATLAAIETATGVPVSELEGSYTVLGGSDVAEHLFSVASGLESVVVGEGEIAGQVRRALTESRALGTTSAELERLFQRASEAQRGVKNSTAIGRAGRSLVRLGLELADSRIADWSTQRVLLVGTGAYAAATVAALRDQGAADISVHSPSGRATKFATKHGLRAVSAETFPMAVAHADLVITCTTSEHHVVSAATFAAGRTRAEAAVEATAGGCPVDHTARRLVIDLGLPRNVDPDVATVPGVDLLDLETIRLHAPLEELQATDAARDLVRDAARRFVSVGERKNITPAVVALRAHVFGVLDAEVARVRARGDEGGQTEQALRHLVGVLLHTPTTRAHQLAETGRADEYVDALSALFGIEVTEPLVERGTAHPDGIADAG